The following proteins are co-located in the Dietzia timorensis genome:
- a CDS encoding ABC transporter substrate-binding protein, producing MSIFTASATRAGRTTFLAAGLAATLTLAACATDTDSAADQQAAEGAVTVTNCGEEITFGQAPEKVVTYFQHPTEMLLALGLEDKIVGHVYPDNEPLPEYADAYNALNEISETDTSFENLLTLEPDLIYGGYASAFSAEDGRDRQKFEDAGINTFLTAESCADAEPATLDDVYEEIRTLGQIFRIEDRADQLANDLEGQIEDTEAALKGVDPADVFVYDSGDDAPMTVGGTGIGNEVIERAGGTNIFEDQEGTFVDVSWEQVIQRNPDTIVILDYAGQQSPEDKEAALKARPDLRDVTAIKEGNFVHMTLMDTVLGVRAPMAVNTLAADLHPEVLE from the coding sequence ATGTCTATTTTCACTGCTTCGGCAACACGCGCCGGACGCACCACCTTCCTCGCCGCCGGCCTCGCGGCAACGCTCACTCTCGCCGCATGTGCGACGGACACCGATTCGGCCGCGGACCAGCAGGCCGCCGAAGGCGCCGTCACGGTCACCAACTGCGGCGAAGAAATCACCTTCGGCCAGGCCCCGGAAAAGGTCGTCACCTACTTCCAGCACCCCACCGAGATGCTCCTCGCGCTCGGCCTCGAGGACAAAATCGTCGGCCACGTCTACCCGGACAACGAACCGCTCCCGGAATACGCCGACGCATACAACGCCCTCAACGAGATTTCCGAAACCGACACCTCCTTCGAGAATCTCCTCACCCTCGAACCGGACCTCATATACGGCGGCTACGCGAGCGCATTCTCCGCAGAGGACGGACGCGACCGCCAGAAGTTCGAGGACGCTGGCATCAACACTTTCCTCACCGCAGAAAGCTGCGCCGACGCAGAGCCGGCAACCCTTGACGATGTCTACGAAGAAATCCGCACACTCGGCCAGATCTTCCGCATCGAGGACCGCGCCGATCAGCTCGCCAACGACCTCGAAGGCCAGATCGAGGACACCGAAGCAGCCCTCAAGGGCGTCGACCCCGCCGACGTCTTCGTCTACGACTCCGGCGACGACGCGCCCATGACCGTCGGTGGCACCGGCATCGGCAACGAGGTCATCGAGCGCGCCGGCGGCACGAACATCTTCGAAGACCAGGAGGGCACCTTCGTCGATGTCTCTTGGGAGCAGGTCATCCAGCGCAACCCGGACACCATCGTCATCCTCGACTACGCAGGCCAGCAGTCCCCCGAGGACAAGGAAGCCGCCCTCAAGGCGCGCCCGGATCTGCGCGACGTCACCGCCATCAAGGAGGGCAACTTCGTGCACATGACTCTCATGGACACCGTCCTCGGCGTGCGCGCACCCATGGCCGTCAACACCCTCGCCGCGGACCTCCACCCGGAGGTACTCGAGTGA